The region caagtcacatgctgcagatctacccacataataatgtggttctcacaattatagcatataatcacatttacattcatataaccatacaggCATGCttgtcatataatcatgcattaaattaataaattcacacataaactacttatgccctcccgacacactaatcaaggcccttaagccatattattGATTTTGGGTCACTACAAGAGCTTTCTTCAAAGTCAAAAATGCTTCTTGACACTCCTTAGTGAACTCAAATGCTCAGTTTTTGCTCAAGTAAGGAACAAAGGGACTTGGAGATCTTTAAAAAATCTTTTAGAAACCTCCTACAGAAGCCTGTGTGCTTCTAAAAGCTTCTAATTCCCTTGACTGAAGTAGGTGGTGGTAACTTCTCAATGACTTCAATCTTACCTttatctaccttaatccccttgTTAGAAATCCGATGACCCAATACAATGCCTTCTTGCACCATAAAATGACACTTTTCCCAATGAAGTACCAagtttgtttcttcacatctCTCTAACACTTCTCAAGGTTAGCCAAACAAGCAACAAAAGATTCACCAAACACCAaaaaatcatccatgaacacCTCTAGAGTTTTCTCCACCATATCTGAAAAAATTATCATCATGCAACGTTGAAATGTAGCGGGCACATTGCATAAACCAAAGGGCATCCTCCTGAACACAAATGTCCCATATGGGCAGGTGAACGTAGTTTTTCCTTGATCTTCAAGGGTGATAGAAATTTGATTGTAGCTTGAATACCCATCCAAAAAGCAATAATACTCCTTTCCCGCTAGTCTGTCAAGCATTTGACCAATAAAAGGCAACGAGAAATGATCTTTTCTTTTGGCTTTATTTAGCTTCCAATAATCCATACAAACACGCCAACCCGTCATCGTCCTTGTAGGAATCAACCCATTGTTGTCATTAGCTACCACCGTGACTCCCCCTTTTTTGGGAACACTTTGAACTGGGCTGACCCACGAACTATATGAGATTGCTATTGGGTATATAATACAAGCATCAAGCCACTTAACCACTTCCTTTTTGACCACTTCCTTCATAATGGGAGTCAACCTTCTTTGTTATTCAACATAATTGCTACAGGAATCTTCCAGCAAAATCTTATGCATACAAAGTGAGGGGCTTATACCCTTTATATCAACCATAGTCCAACCAATAGCCTTCTTGTATTTCTTCAACACATCCAGCATCATATTCTCTTTTTCAACCCCCAACAACGCAGAAATAATCACTGGTAAAGTCTCTTGACACCCCAAATAAACATACTTCAAATGACTAGGCAAAGGTTTCAATTCCAATTTTGGTGGTTCTTGAATAGATGGCTTGGAAGGCTTGAAATTTCTTTCCGATAACTCTAAGGACTGAAAATTCCTTCTAACTTTAGTAAAAAGCTGCTTGGATTCCACCCATGTAACTTGGGTTTCTTCCTCTTCTCTCATTTCTTCAAGCTCATAAGATGTAAATACTCCCAATCCATCTTTACAAGTTTCTTTTAGTAACTTTGCAGCCACTATAGTATCAATCACACTCAAAGAAGAGCATTCCTCAATCACATCCGGAAACTTCATAGAGTTGAACACATTAAAGGTCacttgttggtcattcaccctcaTAGTAAGCTCTCCCTTTTAAACATCAATCAAAGACCTTCCGGTGGCAAGAAATGGTCTTCCCAAAATTATTGTAACATCTCTACCTGCTTCATAATCAAGAATAATGAAGTCAGCCaaaaaaatgaatttatcaaCTTGAATAAGTACATCTTCAGTCTTGCCTTCCGAATGTGCCGTATATCGTTCTGCTAATTGCAAAGTGACTATGGTTGGCCTTGCTTCTCCGATTCCCAACTTCTTGAAAATcgacatgggcatcaaattgatactaGACCCCAAGTCACAAAGTGCTCTACCAACATCTCTACCACCAATAGAACAAGGAATTATAAAGCTGCCCGGGTCTTtcaatttaggaggaattttattcttcaatatAGCACTACAAACTTCAGTCAAAGCCACTGTTTCAAATTCTCCATGTATCTTCTTCTTAGTTAAAATATCCTTCAAAAACTTCACATAGTTTGGCATTTgttccaaagcttccaccaacagtatattgatgtgaagttgtttcaaaacatctaaaaatctTCAGAATTGACCATCTTGTTGCTACTTTTTAAATCGCtaaggaaatggtggaggtggcttcCTCATAGGCTTCTTTGTTACATTTTGCTGAGGATTTACCACAGTAATTCCTTCAGGTTCAACATTTGACATTTTCGAACTCACGACTCTTTCGTCCTTTTCCACCAtcctttggattgaagtgggctcactTTTGCTCTTAGGATTACACTCATTCAACTCCAGATTTTTACCACTCCTCAAGGAAACCGCCTTGCAATGCTCTTTACAATCTCTCCTTGGATTCTCGGTATCACTAAGCAAGGTTCCTTGAGGTCTTGTACATAGCTCATTAGCTAGCTGCCCCACTTGAATCTCGAGGTTCCTCAAGGATGCCGCTTGGCTTTGAATCGCAAcatcattcttggccatatattctttcattaaaATCACCAATGAGCTTGATTGAGACACTTGAGGAGGTGGTGGTTGAGCTCTTGGTGGTTGTTGAGAAAACCCTAGTGGATATGTAGGATTGTTTTGCATTGGTGCTCcgcttgaactagctccttgacccccccatgaGAAATTTGGATGCTGCCTCCACCCCGGATTATAAGGTTTGGATATTGGTTATTACGGTTGGCACTTTGATTCCCCACATAACAAATTGAAGCAGGATTCAAAGGACAACTCTCaaatgtgtgcccagctccataATTAACACAAGATACATCAGCAACTTGTCTGATAGCAGCTGGTTGTACCATTTcccccaaactcatgttcttgagaatGTTAGTCATTGGAGAAACTTAAGCGGTCAAAGCTGTGAATGCATCCACTTCAAGTATACCAGCTTCTttttgacttgttgaggctctagCATTGGACCATTGGTACTTGTTGCTAGCAATCCTTTCCAAAActcataggcttcattgtaggacttagagagaatagcccAATTAGCTGAAGCATTGAACACCATGcgagtggaagaattgagcccatAATAGAATGTCTCCATTTGTATATAATGCAGAATCCCATGGTGTGGGAACTTTCTCAATAACTCTTTaaatctctcccaagcttcacaaaaggattcatcttccagctgctgaaaAGACACGATTTCAATATgaaacttggcatttttggtagGAGGAAAGTACATCGACAAGAATTTTTCAaccaactcattccatgtagtcagCGAGTCGGGAAGAAGGGGGTTAAACCAAGCTCTAGCTCGATCCCTCAAAGAGAAATGGAACaatttcaaccttagggcctcGTCACTCACTCCTTGTAGACTGAAAGAATCGCTCACCTACAAAAATGAACaaagatgaagatgaggatcctcAGTAGGCAGCCCATTAAATTGACCCACAatttgcaacatttggaacatcacgGGCTTTAAGTCGAATTAAGGTGCTTGAATTTCGGGCCTAACAATGTAAGGATtgagctcattaaacatgggggcaaCATACTCCCTTATGGCTCCCTCTCTATCATCAGCCTAGCAATTTCATTAGTGATGttattagcaccctcaactccttcaacttcttcagccatattaaggcGATTTTGAGTCTGTTGTgcccttagtcttcttctaacTTTTTCATTCAATCTTagggtcaataggagctagttcaatgtTTTCTTGCTCGTTCATCCAGTAGATCACTTGAGAAAACACAAGAACAAGCAAACAAGGTCAGCTCAACAAAAAAAAAGGCAAGTAGTTGATATTACATAAATTTCTAATTCCATCCCCAgcaacagcgccaaaaacttgttgtgaaaatttcaattgatttaaatatgcaagtatacgcagtcacataagtaatacagtgataagtaAAACATCTCCACAtggattgcaaaatagaaaaataggcaaaataattactaaacaacttaaagTTATTGACAATTAAATGGGTTGTTTGTAAGCAAAACGAAATATTAAAAGgataaaaatattgaaaataaaactgAACTAAACAAAGTAATTCGGAAGAAACACGGGGATtgtaaaatggacttgaattattaatTTCCCCTATGTTAATTTTATTGAACTGATTGCGACagcaatattttagcaaaatACCTAGGTTAATAAGAATTCACTAAACgttcataaaactttcccaaattttatgatattaattcttttacctaattaaacatattcctatgccaaatcagatttaagaatacaaattcaaggttcaattctcaaaagttacacaagcaaataacatatccctatgttacttaatagcataacctaacctagattatgtcttgtgtcatccaagttctttccACTATATTTAATGTAACGATCCAACATGACAAATAtggattaagggccttgattagtgtgccaggagggtataattggtttcagtgtgaatttattaagtttaaagcatgattctatgataagcatgcttgtatggttatatgaatgtaaatgtgattatatgttataattgtgaggaccacattattatgtgggtaaatcggtagcatgcgacttgaggcgatcctagggagctagttagcaagAAAGCCACAACGGGACCTAaaatttgacttggggcaagtcaaggggtatttcgggtattagatgattatttgggttatcgggtcatggaaataaataattggagagaTATTTTAGGTTAGGAAGCTTAAGTgggaatattgaggaaatttttcaatttttccctcggggatgtttttggtaccccaagcctcgggattgacttaattaactgaAGTGAGACTAGCTAAAGCTTAGAAAGCAGTAGAAGAAACCCAAACCGACTTTCTTTTTCTCCTCTCCTTTCTTTTacctctctctcaaggaaacttcAGAAAACTAAGGGAATTAAGCTGGAAACTTCgtgatttgagctgaagttttgaAGGATTAGCCCAGTTTTAGTTAAGGGATTCAACcaggattgaggtaagaattgAGTTACATTTTTGTTCATTAGAATTCTGTGATTTTGGTTGAGTTCTAAGAGATTTCttggttttgaaattgaagactgaattgaagctggGAACtcgggagttagctcagaaattgcttAGAGAATTtgttctgcagtgaaggtaagctcgaatttataatttaatgtttgaaTATTTGAATTATGGTGTTTTCTTGGCTATTTTTAGTGTTcttaagcttttgggtttcagagattgaagtgggattctgatgagtttctaggctaggtttttgctggattatgttgctggaatcatgttagaagttttgtgataattgagttatggaattaggatggttttgggtggttttgagtgaggtttgaatgTCAACAATGGTGGATTTTATGGGTTCAAGGGGCAgggccgtggctctgttctagagtgtcgtggCCCTGTGTTCatggaggcctagcctctgttttagggggcgGGCCATGGTATGGGTCTCAAGGGCCGCGACCtttaagggaatttttggttTAAGCGCGATAACCTAACCTAGGTactcgggatcaattccaccaccatgtttggtggaattcgatgtcccgaaagctAGAACTTCATCTGAAAATCTTAAgacgaatattaatggaatcccttatcttggttgtgactaggtaaaagctagggctcgggaaatggatcgtgctcaTGGGGCATCTCTCATAATCATAgcatttggaaattaaaggtaagaaaactgcacccggttgtgaatcgataatgggactaagggctccctatcttgtatgcttattgaaggatggtattatgccatgtgaataataaacaaacggcctaagagtgccagagtttacattggcgcacaaggtgcggcttagccactggtagccgaggacaacttgtTATTCACTCAGCTCGGTTGAAGCGGAccgagtcagtgggataaatagagggtgcgacctaagggcgtcaacccttaTTAATAcgtgatttgattattattatggaTTGATGAATTTGTTATGTTGAATAGTTGAGTGTTGATTTattgattctctggttatgtctatgggctatgtgattaatgtgatatgctaagtgtatgaacatgcatTAAGGATTATTcaattgttattattgtttgtactataacgttatgttttcttgctgggccttggctcacgggtgctacgtggtgcagataaaggcaagggcaagcttgatcagccctgaatcggagagctctgagagaaaaatgtacatgaccagctgctcagccgccacggttggggaGGAGACGagaacaggaggaccataaatgtctgtttttccctttgagtggctagcggttgtttGTAATCTGGAAATTTTGCAAAATGACTTTCAAACCCGATTTCTTTGGAGATCCCTTATGTAaaacatttaattatatgaaatgtatattttatgaccaaaaaccttttaaccctagttctttagTGATGTCAGttacacgtttttaattaaatgatttgattagcaagtcccgcacctttataaatacccagtgtaacggtcttggctacccagtgcgttacaacatggtatcagagcgtcctaggtttaagggttcctaaagactggctggacatggacattcgctgctagagacaagctggATTCAGGGTTGGTAAtttgtatatgtgcttatatgcttgtatgcctggaatgaattatgaatgttgttatctgttgaattaataggaagcatgagatactgatagggcctggcccttgactgctatgtgataatattgaggcatgcttattagcattgatgtgcatgtgaatgaatatttgaatgattaactgcatattgtgtatggatggatgtCTATGTTTTAACTGTTGTGTagtgatgttggggcatgcttattagcaatgccagtgcatgtggataaatgcctatattttgATTAATTATTATTGATTATGTTTCAtaggtggattttggagaagcttttaccccttcatcatggtctgattgccgagtcattgattgcagattgacttggatagctatcagtccaagaaaatctatgcaACTAGCCGGTACTAGGTCTGGCACTgcaggtgatgaccagggccagattcctctgccagtccctCAGAACTAGCAGCAAATTATGGTAGAGAAGCAAGcgcggcttcagagccaagatgaacagattcatcTTCTGCGACAACAGGCTCAAGCAGGGAGTGTTGTACCCATTGTTCCACCTGTAGTTGCACTAGTTATACAGCTAGCAgaagttgggaacaggtgggagccattgtatgagcggttccggaagcagcatcccccaacttttgtGGGAGGACCTAATCCTCTGAAgactgaacagtggatgactatgattactactatcctggatttcatgaggatagaaggttttgacagagtggcctgtgccacatatatggtgagagaggatgctcgcatttggtgggaagtggcatcacagaccagggacgtcactgctttgagttgagatggattcaaggatttattcagccaaaaatattacaatgttgccattagggtagaaaaagttaatgagtttgtgggattggtgcagggcaatatgacagttactgagtatgccctaaaatttgatagacttgcgaaatttgGACCAGATCTTGTGGCTATAGATGCAGCCAGGCAAGATAGGTTTAtttgagggcttaatgctatgatagcccaggatgtgaggattacaatagtacctgggggaacaacttatgcctaggctgttgagaaggctcttaccgctgaggaagcggagaacaagatttggaaggaaagtgcagcgAGGCGCGAGGGTCGCAGAGTACTGCCTCCTTATTttgggtcaggtaggggcggaggccccagtgattttaagagaaagacccctgacacttcgaccactactggtcctgataggaggggtcagggttgttagggtggcagtgaggcatggaggagttatTCGAAGTgcccgaggtgcagaagacgccatcagggcgagtgtTGGGCCAAGGCCTACTGCATGTGTGGAatagtggggcacctcaagaaggattgcccaacagtgaagaatgGGGAAGCAGGAAaagtggacaacttgactccagctcgagtgttcactttgacacaggcagaggccgaggctagtccatcGGTGGTGAccggtcagctttctagtgctggctctccttttactgtattgattgactctagtgctacacattcatttatttctagtaaagtgattgatagattgtgtagacctagtgagtatcagactacggggtttgggactttgttgcctactggggaactggtagtttctaggaggtggattagggcactgctagtgatggttaatagtagggagctttcggtagatttgattgagctagacatggaggattttgacatgatcttagggattgATTGgatggttagatatggggctactattgactgcaggaagtagatggtgacttttgagcctgagggcgaggatccttttgtcttcgtgggtgtggtatgtggaccccgcgtacccatgatatcagcattgagagccagagacttgttacagggtggatggataggttttctggctagtgtggtggatactaccaagGTTTTGCCagtggggccgggagagaccagggtggtttgtgagtttttggatgtatttcctgaggagctaCTAGGGTTGTTGCCGCACAGGGAAATTCAATTTGTTATcaagttagcaccggggacagaaccagtatcaagggcaccatataggatggcaccagcagagttgaaggagttgaagatatagctacaggaacttctggatttgggttcatcaggcctagctactctccatgaggtgctccagttttgtttgttaagaagaaggacgagactttgaggatgtgtaaagactacagagagttgaacaagttgactatcaagaataagtaccctccaCAAGGGATCGATGACTTATTCGATCAATTGCAGGGAaagacgatgttctcaaagattgatcttcgatctggttatcaccagttgaggatcaaggatgatgACATACCGAAGACAACCTTCCAAATgcggtacgggcactatgagttcttggccatgtcttttggtttgaccaatgccccggcaacttttatggatcaaataaacagggcatttaaggatttcttggattagttcatcattgtcttcatcgacgacatcttggtgtactctagtttagagacagagcacgagcgacatcttcgacaggtcttacagTGGtgaagggagcatcagttatatgcgaagtttaagaagtgtgagttctggttgctagaggtgacttttcttgggcatatagctGGCACataggggattaaggtggattcgtCGAAGGTggaggcagtaagagattggccaaggccaaataatgcctcggaggttcggagtttccttgggttagcaggttactacaggcggtttgtagaaggattctcgaagattgctacaccgatgatagagttgacaagaaataatcagaagtttgtttggtcagagaaatgtgaaaacagtttccaagagttgaagcgactaCTTATTACTGCActggtgttgagtcttcctttggaggaaggaAATTTTCTGGTATACTATGAtgcgtcgaggatgggtttaggttgtgtgttgatgcagaatgagaaagttatagcttatgcatcacggctgttgaaggagtatgagcaacaaTATCCCACCCTTGATCTGGAATTagcggcagtggtattcacactgaaggtgtggcgacattacctgtatggagagaggtacgagatatacactgaccataagagtttgaagtatttcctcacccagaaggatctgaacatgaggcagaggcattggttggagttagttaaggattatgattgtgatattctttaccacgcagggaaagccaatgttgtggcagatgcattgagccggaggggcttggggcagttatttagttctgttcagatctctaggaagttagcagatgagatgaccagggcaaggatagaactggtggtgggacggttggccaatgttacttagcagtcgaccctactatagtggatcaaggagggtcaattggtagatgAACAGTTACAGGAAGTTCGACAAAATGTTTTAGCaggggtagctaaggattattctgtttctgagactggtatgcttcgatatcagggatgaATTTGTGTTTCGACAGATGAagagatcagacgagagatactagacgagtctcacactacgccgtactcgcttcatccgggtaccatgaagatgtattaggatctacgaacattatattggtggcccgggatgaagaagaatgtggtgcagtatgtggccagatgtttgacatgtcaacaggtgaaggctgagcatcagcgacgaGCGAGAttacttcagcctttgggtattcctgagtggaagtgggaggacattaccatggattttgtgggagatctacctaggacagtgggactttatgactcggtgtgggtgatagtgcacagatacaccaagtcagctcattttctgccagtgaagtcgacctacacagtggaatagtatgcagagttatatgtgagggagatagttcgtctccatggggttcctaagtctattgtatatgatcgagaccctatctttacctccaagttctagggagctctacagagagccatggagactcagttgaagtttagcacaacctttcatcctcagactgatggacagtctgagaggacgattcacgtattggaggatatgcttagggcgtgtgtcattgacttcgagggatcttggagtaagtatcttctgttgattgaatttttgtataacaacaattatcagtccacgaatggagtggctccttacgagatgttatatggaaggaagtgtggGTCGcgcattcattgggatgagatgggtgaaagaaaatatttggggtcggacatggttcagaaaacaaatgaagctattgagaatatcggagccagaatgcttgcttcgtgGAGTAGACAAAAGAGCTACACTGGTCCCAAGCGTagaaacatggagttccaggttggggactgcgtgtttctgcgagtttcaccactacgaggggtgagaagatttggagtaaagggcaagctgagccctcgatttgttggaccttttgagattttataaaggattggataggtggcatacaagttggccttgccaccgtcattgtctggagttcatgacgtattccatgtttctatgttgcggaagtatgtctcagatttgACGCacgtgctgaagtatgaggacatagaattacagacagatttgtcctatgaggagcgaccggttcagattttggatcggaaggataaagttctacggaataagacgattccgttagtaaaagtattgtggagaaatagcaaggtcgaggaagcgacctggcaGCTAGAGATGgtgatgtgggatcagtatcccgagctgttcagataaatttcaaggAAGAAATTCTCAGTATgcgggatagttgtaacgacccaaaatcactaatatggtttaagggccttgattagtgtgccaggagggcataattggtttgtgtgtgaatttattaagtttaaagcatgattctatgataagcatgcttgtatggttatatgaatgtaaatgtgattatatgttataattgtgaggaccacattattatgtgggtaaatcagtagcatgcgacttgaggcgatcctagggagctagttagcaagAAAGCCACAACGGGACCTAaaatttgacttgggg is a window of Humulus lupulus chromosome 4, drHumLupu1.1, whole genome shotgun sequence DNA encoding:
- the LOC133832251 gene encoding uncharacterized protein LOC133832251 gives rise to the protein MPNYVKFLKDILTKKKIHGEFETVALTEVCSAILKNKIPPKLKDPGSFIIPCSIGGRDVGRALCDLGSSINLMPMSIFKKLGIGEARPTIVTLQLAERYTAHSEGKTEDVLIQVDKFIFLADFIILDYEAGRDVTIILGRPFLATGRSLIDV